In one Alphaproteobacteria bacterium genomic region, the following are encoded:
- the pstC gene encoding phosphate ABC transporter permease subunit PstC, whose translation MFGISLIVIVALAVLGYIVASSAARRLAPAGGAQLNSLPGYHGAYVGLWAAIPAVLLLLVWAALEGHILDAMILASFPEAALAGRSDSQLELLISEVRSVAAGQIFGEPSPDVRAAASALNGWQLLADWAMVAACAFVAIVGLGLTRSRLHSDFRARTGVERIVKWTMVLCSVFAILTTIGIILSLLFEAFRFFQMVPWYEFLFGLSWEPQIAMREDQVAGEGAFGAVPVFVGTILISIIAMLVAVPIGLLSAIYMAEYASSRVRAVVKPILEILAGIPTVVYGFFAVLTVAPALRSFGAWMGLDVAPNSALAAGAVMGIMIIPFVSSLSDDAISAVPHSMREGSYGLGATKAETIVSVLLPAALPGIVGGILLAASRAIGETMIVVMAAGLIAKITANPFESVTTVTVQIVTLLIGDTEFDSPKTLAAFALGLVLFVVTLCLNVIALRIVSKYREKYD comes from the coding sequence ATGTTCGGTATCTCCTTGATCGTTATCGTCGCGCTCGCGGTGCTGGGCTATATCGTGGCCTCGAGTGCTGCGCGCCGGCTGGCGCCGGCCGGCGGGGCCCAGCTGAATTCGCTTCCCGGTTATCACGGGGCCTATGTCGGCCTCTGGGCGGCGATCCCGGCCGTCCTGCTGCTGCTCGTCTGGGCCGCCCTGGAAGGGCACATCCTGGATGCGATGATCCTGGCGTCCTTTCCGGAAGCCGCTCTCGCCGGGCGCAGCGACTCGCAGCTTGAACTGCTGATCAGTGAAGTCCGCTCCGTCGCCGCCGGTCAGATCTTCGGGGAACCCAGCCCCGATGTCCGGGCCGCCGCAAGCGCCCTCAACGGCTGGCAGCTGCTGGCGGACTGGGCGATGGTCGCGGCCTGCGCCTTTGTCGCCATTGTCGGTCTCGGCCTGACGCGCAGCCGCCTTCATTCAGACTTCCGGGCGCGGACCGGCGTCGAGCGGATCGTCAAGTGGACGATGGTCCTGTGCTCCGTCTTCGCGATCCTGACCACGATCGGCATCATCCTGTCGCTTCTGTTCGAGGCATTCCGCTTCTTCCAGATGGTGCCGTGGTACGAATTCCTCTTCGGCCTCAGCTGGGAACCGCAGATCGCCATGCGCGAGGACCAGGTCGCGGGCGAGGGCGCCTTCGGTGCGGTGCCGGTCTTCGTCGGCACGATCCTGATCTCGATCATCGCCATGCTGGTCGCGGTGCCCATCGGCCTGCTGAGCGCCATCTATATGGCCGAATATGCCTCCAGCCGCGTTCGGGCCGTCGTGAAGCCGATCCTGGAGATTCTGGCCGGGATCCCGACGGTCGTTTACGGCTTCTTCGCGGTTCTGACGGTGGCTCCGGCGCTGCGCTCCTTCGGCGCCTGGATGGGGCTGGACGTTGCGCCGAACAGCGCGCTGGCGGCGGGGGCGGTGATGGGGATCATGATCATTCCCTTCGTCTCGTCGCTGTCCGATGACGCGATCAGCGCCGTGCCGCATTCCATGCGTGAAGGCTCTTACGGCCTGGGCGCGACCAAGGCGGAAACCATTGTGTCGGTGCTGCTGCCCGCGGCTCTGCCCGGGATTGTCGGCGGGATCCTGCTGGCGGCAAGCCGGGCGATCGGCGAGACGATGATCGTGGTGATGGCCGCCGGCCTGATTGCCAAGATCACGGCCAACCCGTTCGAATCGGTGACTACGGTCACGGTGCAGATCGTCACGCTGCTGATCGGCGACACCGAGTTCGACAGTCCGAAGACGCTCGCCGCCTTCGCGCTCGGCCTCGTGCTCTTCGTGGTCACGCTCTGCCTGAACGTCATTGCGCTGCGCATCGTGTCCAAATACCGCGAAAAATACGATTGA
- the pstA gene encoding phosphate ABC transporter permease PstA: protein MATQVSDVGVAGARKKHNQRRRNANIRLQAYGIGAIALAILMLGVLFTSLLYTGASSFIQTHIDLEVTIDPELVKPDEIQQGNFRVVVRRAFEDMFPEVQSRNDKRAMYQIPSNGAQYQVRDLVLDDPDLIGRTITVTVPVSDAFDQFHKGVIPRDVPEEQRKVNDFQIGLWDTLDEKGLISTPFNWTLFFSADSRFPELAGMSGAIVGSFYALLVCFLISFPVGIAAAVYLEEFAPKNRLTALIEVNINNLAAVPSVVFGLLGLAVFIQFFGLPRSAPLVGGMVLSLMTLPTIIISTRAALKAVPPSIREGGFGIGASHQQVIMHHVLPLAMPGILTGTIIGLAQALGESAPLLLIGMNAFITSDPGGIMDPATALPTQIFIWADSPERGFVARTSAAILVLIGFLVAMNLIAVVLRQRFQRKW from the coding sequence ATGGCCACTCAAGTTTCCGATGTTGGCGTCGCCGGCGCCCGCAAGAAGCACAACCAGCGCCGGCGCAACGCGAATATCCGGCTTCAGGCCTATGGCATCGGTGCGATCGCGCTGGCGATCCTGATGCTGGGCGTGCTGTTCACGTCGCTGCTCTATACCGGGGCCTCGTCCTTCATCCAGACGCATATCGATCTGGAAGTCACGATCGATCCCGAGCTGGTGAAGCCGGACGAGATCCAGCAGGGCAATTTCCGGGTCGTCGTGCGGCGTGCCTTCGAGGACATGTTCCCCGAGGTGCAGTCCCGCAACGACAAGCGCGCGATGTACCAGATCCCGTCGAACGGCGCGCAGTACCAGGTCCGCGATCTGGTGCTGGACGATCCCGACCTGATCGGCCGGACCATCACGGTCACGGTGCCGGTTTCCGACGCGTTCGATCAGTTCCACAAGGGCGTCATTCCGCGCGACGTGCCGGAAGAACAGCGGAAGGTGAACGATTTCCAGATCGGCCTGTGGGACACCCTGGACGAGAAGGGGCTGATCAGCACGCCGTTCAACTGGACCCTGTTCTTCTCCGCCGACAGCCGGTTCCCGGAACTGGCGGGGATGTCCGGCGCGATCGTCGGGTCGTTCTATGCGCTGCTGGTCTGCTTCCTGATTAGTTTCCCGGTCGGCATTGCCGCCGCGGTCTATCTTGAGGAATTCGCACCGAAGAACCGCCTGACCGCCCTGATCGAAGTCAACATCAACAATCTGGCCGCGGTGCCGTCCGTGGTGTTCGGCCTGCTCGGCCTTGCGGTCTTCATCCAGTTCTTCGGCCTGCCCCGTTCGGCACCGCTGGTCGGCGGCATGGTACTGTCGCTGATGACCCTGCCGACCATCATCATCTCGACCCGGGCCGCGCTGAAGGCCGTGCCGCCGTCGATCCGCGAAGGCGGGTTCGGCATCGGCGCCTCGCACCAGCAGGTGATCATGCATCACGTGCTGCCGCTGGCGATGCCGGGTATCCTGACCGGCACGATCATCGGGCTGGCCCAGGCGCTCGGGGAATCGGCACCGCTGCTGCTGATCGGCATGAACGCCTTCATCACCTCCGACCCCGGCGGGATCATGGATCCGGCGACGGCCCTGCCGACGCAGATCTTTATCTGGGCCGACAGCCCTGAGCGCGGCTTCGTCGCAAGAACCTCCGCGGCGATCCTGGTTCTGATCGGGTTCCTGGTCGCAATGAACCTTATCGCTGTCGTGCTCCGTCAACGCTTTCAGAGAAAATGGTAG
- the pstB gene encoding phosphate ABC transporter ATP-binding protein PstB, with protein sequence MESDLGGAAARSGTGEVKVKGRDVCVFYGEKQALFDVNIDIMEREVTALIGPSGCGKSTFLRCLNRMNDVVDICRVTGDITMDGQNIYDKAVDVVHLRARVGMVFQKPNPFPKSIYENIAYGPRIHGLTRNKAEMDEVVETSLQKAGLWNEVKDRLDAPGTGLSGGQQQRLCIARAIAVAPEVILMDEPCSALDPIATAKIEDLIHELRENYTIAIVTHSMQQAARVSQKTAFFHLGVLVEYGETEQIFTNPKDERTQGYITGRFG encoded by the coding sequence ATGGAGTCCGATCTCGGCGGCGCGGCCGCCAGGAGCGGCACCGGCGAAGTGAAGGTGAAGGGCCGGGACGTCTGCGTTTTCTACGGCGAGAAGCAGGCCCTGTTCGACGTCAATATCGACATCATGGAACGGGAAGTGACGGCGTTGATCGGTCCGTCGGGCTGCGGCAAGTCGACCTTCCTGCGCTGCCTGAACCGGATGAACGACGTGGTCGACATCTGCCGTGTGACCGGCGACATCACCATGGACGGCCAGAACATCTACGACAAAGCCGTCGATGTCGTGCATCTGCGCGCCCGGGTCGGCATGGTGTTCCAGAAGCCGAACCCCTTTCCGAAGTCGATCTACGAGAACATCGCCTACGGTCCGCGCATTCACGGCCTGACCCGCAACAAGGCGGAGATGGACGAGGTCGTCGAGACCTCGCTGCAGAAGGCCGGCCTGTGGAACGAGGTGAAGGATCGCCTCGACGCGCCGGGCACCGGCCTGTCGGGCGGCCAGCAGCAGCGCCTCTGTATCGCGCGTGCCATCGCGGTCGCGCCGGAAGTCATCCTGATGGATGAGCCGTGCTCGGCCCTCGACCCGATCGCCACGGCGAAGATCGAGGATCTGATCCACGAACTGCGCGAGAACTACACGATCGCCATCGTCACCCACTCGATGCAGCAGGCCGCCCGCGTCTCGCAGAAGACGGCCTTCTTCCACCTCGGCGTTCTGGTGGAATACGGCGAAACCGAACAGATCTTCACCAACCCGAAAGACGAGCGAACCCAGGGCTACATCACCGGCCGTTTCGGCTGA
- the phoU gene encoding phosphate signaling complex protein PhoU, whose protein sequence is MADVSHGHIVAAYDAEFNKLTKLLARMGGLAESQLANALTAIEKRDNTLAKTVKDGDKEIDALEREIESLVVRMLALRQPMANDLRYIVATLRTSSDIERIGDYAKNIAKRALALNQMPSEPLLRGVVRIGRPVQTMLKDVMDAHLQGDTNKAIEVWEADEDVDALYTSLFRELLTYMMEDPRHITPCTHLLFIAKNLERIGDHATNIAETIHFQVEGVPLSERRPKADASNYATMRPEDEDGADDDDDDAGDDKDENDA, encoded by the coding sequence ATGGCAGACGTTTCTCACGGCCACATTGTCGCCGCCTACGACGCGGAATTCAACAAGCTGACCAAGCTGCTGGCCCGTATGGGCGGCCTGGCGGAAAGCCAGCTGGCGAACGCGCTGACGGCGATTGAAAAACGCGACAACACTCTGGCCAAGACGGTCAAGGACGGCGACAAGGAAATCGACGCGCTGGAGCGCGAGATCGAGAGTCTGGTCGTGCGGATGCTGGCTCTGCGCCAGCCGATGGCGAATGATCTGCGCTATATTGTGGCGACCCTGCGCACATCGTCGGACATCGAACGGATCGGCGATTACGCGAAAAACATCGCGAAGCGCGCGCTGGCCCTCAACCAGATGCCGTCGGAACCGCTGCTGCGCGGCGTGGTGCGGATCGGCCGTCCGGTACAGACCATGCTGAAGGACGTCATGGACGCCCATCTGCAGGGCGATACCAACAAGGCGATCGAGGTCTGGGAGGCCGACGAGGATGTCGATGCGCTCTATACCAGCCTGTTCCGCGAATTGCTGACCTACATGATGGAAGACCCGCGGCACATTACGCCCTGCACCCATCTGCTGTTCATCGCCAAGAACCTGGAACGGATCGGCGACCACGCCACCAACATCGCCGAGACCATCCATTTCCAGGTCGAGGGCGTGCCGCTGAGCGAACGCCGCCCGAAGGCCGATGCTTCCAATTATGCGACGATGCGGCCGGAAGACGAAGACGGTGCGGATGACGATGATGATGACGCCGGAGACGACAAGGATGAGAACGATGCCTGA
- the phoB gene encoding phosphate regulon transcriptional regulator PhoB gives MPDAIRDHGGVKPMSGMKPKILIVEDETAVVTLLRYNLEHQGFEVDAVSDGEEALVAIEENPPDLVLLDWMLPQLSGIEVCRQLRRRPATKQLPIILLTARGEEADTVRGLDSGADDYVTKPFSPAELTARVHALLRRSRPALSDEALSVADLQMDLAAHRVHRAGREIKLGPTEYRLLRHFMEHPGRVFSREQLLDAVWGRDVYVELRTVDVHIRRLRKALNEGGEADVIRTVRSAGYALEPQS, from the coding sequence ATGCCTGATGCCATCCGGGATCACGGAGGGGTCAAACCGATGAGCGGCATGAAGCCCAAGATTCTGATCGTCGAAGACGAAACCGCGGTCGTCACGCTGCTGCGCTACAATCTCGAGCATCAGGGGTTCGAGGTCGATGCGGTCTCCGACGGTGAGGAAGCGCTGGTCGCGATCGAGGAAAACCCGCCGGATCTGGTCCTGCTGGACTGGATGCTGCCGCAGCTTTCCGGCATCGAGGTCTGCCGGCAACTGCGCCGCCGACCGGCGACGAAGCAATTGCCGATCATCCTGCTGACCGCGCGGGGTGAGGAGGCGGATACGGTGCGTGGCCTCGATTCCGGTGCCGATGATTACGTCACCAAGCCGTTCTCGCCCGCCGAACTGACCGCCCGCGTCCATGCGCTGCTGCGCCGGTCGCGCCCGGCCCTGTCGGACGAGGCGCTGAGCGTCGCGGACCTGCAGATGGACCTCGCCGCGCATCGCGTTCATCGCGCCGGCCGCGAGATCAAGCTGGGCCCGACCGAATACCGTCTGCTGCGCCATTTCATGGAGCATCCGGGCCGGGTCTTCAGCCGGGAACAATTGCTGGACGCCGTCTGGGGCCGCGACGTTTATGTCGAACTGCGCACCGTCGACGTGCATATCCGGCGCCTGCGCAAGGCGCTGAACGAGGGCGGCGAGGCCGATGTGATCCGCACCGTCCGCTCCGCCGGCTACGCCCTGGAGCCGCAGAGCTGA
- the fdhF gene encoding formate dehydrogenase subunit alpha produces the protein MPDSALKTVTFQLDGRDVTAYGDESIWQVAQREGVEIPHLCWQPEPGYRADGNCRACMVEIEGERTLAASCIRKPSEGMVVRSASERAKASRDMVFELLLADQPEREQAHETDSKFWTWIDRMDVETSRFPRRAAPATDASHPAMRVNLDACIHCNLCVRACREVQVNDVIGMAYRGHGAKIVFDFDDPMGESTCVACGECVQACPTGALMPALKVDENQVYLGKADKVVDSVCPFCGVGCQTEIHVKDNKIVEVRGKNGPANQQRLCVKGRFGMDYASHPARLTKPLIRKEGVGKAWDTEVDPMDPSTHFREASWEEALEVAISGLKKIRDEKGGRALAGFGSAKGSNEEAYLFQKLVRTGFGTNNVDHCTRLCHASSVAALMEGVNSGAVTAPFTAANDADCMIVIGARPAQNHPVAATYLKQAAKRGAKLIIMDPRGQNLSRYAWKHLQFTPGRDVPLLNAMIHTIIEEGLVDEQFVQARVDNYEAVKENAKRFSPEDMAPVCGIDAETIREVARTYARSEKSIIFWGMGVSQHVHGTDNSRCLITLAAITGQVGRPGTGLHPLRGQNNVQGASDAGLIPMVYPDYKSVEADEIRTMYENFWGTKLDPNRGLTVVEIVHAILEDEITGMYVMGENPAMSDPDARHAREALAKLEHLVVQDIFLTETCYHADVVFPASAKAEKWGTFTNTNRQVQLARPALTLPGEARQDWELIQEIARGLGLDWSYTHPKDVFAEMGEIMQSLNGITWDRLENENAVTYPCDDETHPGHEIIFAERFPTASGRVKVVPTDLVPPAELPDEDYPMVLTTGRLLEHWHTGAMTRRAAVLDTLEPEAVAHLHPRWMAKNGVKPGDYVEVYTRRGAVKVKARADRDVTEDMVFIPFCFAEGPANMLTNPQLDPFGKIPEFKFCAAKVSRIDQHAEAAE, from the coding sequence ATGCCCGATTCCGCGTTGAAAACCGTCACTTTCCAACTCGACGGCCGCGACGTGACCGCTTATGGCGACGAAAGCATCTGGCAGGTTGCCCAGCGCGAGGGCGTCGAGATTCCGCATCTCTGCTGGCAGCCGGAGCCGGGGTATCGCGCCGACGGCAATTGCCGCGCCTGCATGGTTGAGATCGAGGGCGAACGCACCCTGGCCGCGTCCTGCATCCGCAAGCCGAGCGAAGGCATGGTGGTCCGGTCCGCCTCCGAACGGGCCAAGGCGTCGCGCGACATGGTGTTCGAACTGCTTCTGGCCGACCAGCCGGAGCGTGAGCAGGCCCATGAGACCGACAGCAAGTTCTGGACCTGGATCGACCGGATGGATGTCGAGACGTCGCGCTTCCCGCGCCGCGCCGCACCGGCGACCGACGCCAGCCATCCGGCCATGCGCGTCAATCTGGATGCCTGCATTCACTGCAATCTGTGCGTCCGCGCCTGCCGCGAAGTGCAGGTCAACGACGTCATCGGCATGGCCTATCGCGGCCACGGGGCGAAGATCGTCTTCGATTTCGACGATCCGATGGGCGAAAGCACCTGCGTCGCCTGCGGCGAATGTGTCCAGGCCTGCCCGACCGGGGCGCTGATGCCGGCCCTGAAGGTCGACGAGAACCAGGTCTATCTGGGCAAGGCCGACAAGGTCGTCGACAGCGTCTGCCCATTCTGCGGCGTCGGCTGTCAGACCGAGATTCATGTGAAGGACAACAAGATCGTCGAGGTCCGGGGCAAGAACGGTCCGGCCAATCAGCAGCGGCTCTGTGTGAAGGGCCGTTTCGGCATGGACTATGCCAGTCACCCGGCGCGCCTGACCAAGCCGCTGATCCGCAAGGAAGGCGTCGGCAAGGCCTGGGATACCGAGGTCGACCCGATGGACCCGTCGACCCATTTCCGCGAGGCGTCCTGGGAAGAGGCGCTGGAGGTCGCGATCAGCGGCCTGAAGAAGATCCGCGACGAAAAGGGCGGCAGGGCGCTGGCCGGTTTCGGTTCGGCCAAGGGCTCGAACGAGGAAGCCTATCTGTTCCAGAAACTGGTCCGCACCGGTTTCGGCACCAACAATGTCGATCACTGCACGCGCCTGTGCCACGCCTCCTCGGTCGCGGCGCTGATGGAAGGCGTCAATTCCGGCGCGGTGACGGCCCCGTTCACGGCGGCCAATGATGCCGACTGCATGATCGTGATCGGTGCGCGGCCGGCGCAGAACCACCCGGTCGCGGCGACCTATCTGAAACAGGCGGCGAAGCGCGGCGCGAAACTGATCATCATGGATCCGCGCGGCCAGAACCTGTCGCGCTATGCCTGGAAGCATCTGCAGTTCACGCCGGGCCGCGACGTGCCGCTGCTGAACGCGATGATCCACACGATCATCGAGGAAGGCCTGGTCGACGAGCAGTTCGTGCAGGCCCGCGTCGACAATTACGAGGCGGTGAAGGAAAACGCCAAGCGCTTCTCGCCGGAAGACATGGCCCCGGTCTGCGGCATTGATGCCGAGACGATCCGCGAAGTCGCGCGGACCTACGCCAGGTCCGAGAAGTCGATCATCTTCTGGGGCATGGGCGTGTCGCAGCATGTCCACGGCACTGACAATTCGCGCTGCCTGATCACGCTGGCGGCCATCACCGGTCAGGTCGGCAGGCCCGGCACCGGCCTGCATCCGCTGCGCGGCCAGAACAATGTCCAGGGCGCGTCCGATGCCGGCCTGATCCCGATGGTCTATCCGGACTACAAATCGGTCGAGGCGGACGAGATCCGCACGATGTACGAGAATTTCTGGGGCACCAAGCTGGACCCGAACCGCGGCCTGACGGTGGTCGAGATCGTCCATGCCATCCTGGAGGACGAGATCACCGGCATGTATGTCATGGGCGAAAACCCGGCCATGTCGGACCCGGACGCCCGCCATGCCCGGGAGGCGCTGGCGAAGCTCGAACATCTGGTCGTCCAGGACATTTTCCTGACCGAGACCTGCTATCACGCCGATGTTGTCTTCCCGGCCTCCGCCAAGGCGGAAAAATGGGGCACCTTCACCAATACGAACCGTCAGGTGCAGCTGGCCCGCCCGGCCCTGACCCTGCCCGGCGAGGCGCGCCAGGACTGGGAACTGATTCAGGAAATCGCACGTGGCCTCGGCCTCGACTGGAGTTACACGCACCCCAAGGATGTCTTCGCCGAAATGGGCGAGATCATGCAGTCGCTGAACGGCATCACCTGGGACCGGCTGGAGAACGAGAACGCCGTCACCTATCCCTGCGATGACGAGACCCATCCGGGCCACGAGATCATCTTCGCGGAACGGTTCCCGACCGCATCGGGCCGTGTGAAGGTGGTACCTACCGATCTGGTTCCGCCGGCGGAATTGCCGGACGAGGATTATCCGATGGTCCTGACCACCGGCCGCCTGCTGGAGCATTGGCATACCGGCGCGATGACACGGCGTGCCGCGGTTCTGGACACGCTGGAGCCGGAAGCGGTGGCTCATCTGCACCCGCGCTGGATGGCGAAGAACGGCGTGAAGCCGGGGGATTACGTCGAGGTCTATACCCGTCGTGGCGCCGTGAAGGTGAAGGCGCGGGCCGACCGGGACGTGACCGAGGACATGGTCTTCATCCCCTTCTGCTTCGCCGAAGGCCCGGCCAACATGCTGACCAACCCGCAGCTCGACCCGTTCGGGAAGATCCCCGAATTCAAGTTCTGCGCGGCCAAGGTCTCCCGCATCGACCAGCACGCGGAGGCGGCGGAGTAG
- a CDS encoding extensin family protein, producing the protein MPAPSHYFERLCGVPVHYDRLPVAEYGSLGVPRRFYATPETEAALNALFGEVFALAPPRFGAPVAILSAGAYVDKPGQHGLGKAFDLDGILWQNRRFLTSQQRQDKVLYLGIQACCLRHFGTVLGYNYNPAHEDHLHIDLGRPVAFRESKSVTYFYQEVLNAFFDKNLSIDGEYGSGTNDALRAARQSMGLGSISKVDNYRSFLAGIATIVKDTLAVQPQTELV; encoded by the coding sequence ATGCCAGCACCATCCCATTATTTCGAGCGCCTGTGCGGCGTGCCGGTCCATTACGACCGCCTGCCGGTCGCCGAATATGGCAGCCTGGGCGTACCGCGCCGATTTTATGCAACGCCGGAGACGGAGGCGGCCCTGAATGCGCTGTTCGGGGAGGTCTTTGCCCTGGCGCCGCCGCGTTTCGGCGCGCCGGTGGCGATCCTGAGCGCCGGAGCCTATGTCGACAAGCCGGGCCAGCACGGCTTGGGAAAGGCCTTCGATCTGGACGGCATCCTGTGGCAGAACCGCCGATTCCTCACCAGTCAGCAGCGCCAGGACAAGGTGCTCTATCTCGGCATCCAGGCCTGTTGCCTGCGCCATTTCGGCACCGTTCTGGGCTACAACTACAACCCGGCGCATGAAGACCATCTGCATATCGATCTCGGCCGGCCGGTCGCGTTCCGGGAATCGAAATCGGTGACCTATTTCTATCAGGAGGTCCTGAATGCCTTCTTCGACAAGAACCTGTCGATCGACGGCGAATACGGCTCAGGCACCAACGACGCCCTGCGCGCCGCCCGCCAGAGCATGGGCCTGGGGTCGATCAGCAAGGTCGACAATTACCGCAGCTTCCTGGCCGGTATCGCCACGATCGTGAAGGACACCCTGGCGGTTCAGCCACAGACCGAACTGGTCTGA
- the pyk gene encoding pyruvate kinase, which translates to MRRQHRTKIVATLGPGTGDAKSIETLFNAGADVFRLNFSHGAHAEHKARLDAIRNLERSSARPIAVMMDLQGPKLRIGTFKDGPIELKDGARFRLDLDETEGDGNRVTLPHPEIFQALEKGADLLLDDGRIRLTVERCDDSSADCSVAVGGPLSERKGVNVPGVVLPLSPLTEKDRADLEYGLSLGVDWVALSFVQRPEDIEEARALIQGKAGILAKLEKPAAIDKLDEIVAAADALMVARGDLGVEMPPEDVPVQQRRIIEACRLAGKPVVVATQMLDSMVERPVPTRAEASDVATAVYSGADAVMLSAETAVGEYAEEAVAMMNRIIERVEKDPVYRKGLEAQRQKPLPTTADAVATAAAQMAATLEVNAIATYTTSGSTTLRVARERPPSPILGLTPRDDTARRLALVWGVHPARVPDAQDLDDMSATATHQAKIDGFGDEGDRIVITAGVPFSTPGKTNLLRIARIGGVTETG; encoded by the coding sequence ATGCGCCGTCAGCACCGTACCAAGATTGTCGCCACACTGGGCCCCGGAACCGGGGACGCCAAATCGATCGAGACCCTGTTCAACGCCGGCGCGGACGTGTTTCGCCTGAATTTCAGCCACGGCGCCCATGCCGAACACAAGGCGCGGCTGGATGCGATCCGGAATCTCGAGCGCAGCAGCGCCCGTCCGATTGCGGTGATGATGGATCTGCAGGGCCCGAAACTGCGCATCGGCACCTTCAAGGATGGCCCGATTGAACTGAAGGACGGCGCCAGGTTCCGTCTCGACCTGGACGAGACCGAGGGGGATGGCAATCGTGTCACGCTGCCGCATCCGGAAATTTTCCAGGCCCTGGAGAAGGGGGCGGACCTGCTGCTGGACGACGGCCGCATTCGCCTGACCGTGGAGCGCTGCGACGACAGTTCCGCCGATTGCTCGGTCGCGGTCGGCGGCCCGCTGTCCGAACGCAAGGGCGTGAATGTGCCCGGTGTCGTACTGCCGCTGTCGCCGCTGACCGAAAAGGACCGGGCCGATCTGGAATACGGGTTGAGCCTGGGTGTCGATTGGGTCGCGCTGAGTTTCGTGCAGCGGCCGGAGGATATCGAGGAAGCACGGGCCCTGATCCAGGGCAAGGCCGGCATTCTGGCCAAGCTGGAGAAGCCCGCCGCGATCGACAAGCTGGACGAGATCGTCGCCGCCGCGGACGCGCTGATGGTGGCGCGTGGGGACCTGGGTGTCGAAATGCCGCCGGAAGACGTTCCCGTGCAACAGCGCCGCATCATCGAGGCCTGCCGCCTGGCCGGGAAGCCCGTGGTCGTTGCCACCCAGATGCTGGATTCCATGGTCGAGCGCCCGGTGCCGACCCGCGCCGAAGCGTCGGATGTCGCCACGGCGGTCTATTCCGGTGCCGACGCGGTCATGCTGTCCGCCGAAACCGCGGTCGGCGAGTATGCCGAGGAGGCGGTTGCCATGATGAACCGCATCATCGAACGGGTTGAAAAGGACCCGGTCTACCGCAAGGGACTGGAGGCCCAGCGCCAGAAACCCCTGCCGACCACCGCCGATGCGGTTGCGACCGCGGCCGCCCAGATGGCGGCGACGCTGGAGGTCAATGCCATCGCGACCTATACGACATCGGGATCGACGACCCTGCGGGTTGCCCGCGAGCGTCCGCCCTCACCGATCCTGGGCCTGACCCCGCGTGACGACACCGCCCGCCGCCTGGCGCTGGTCTGGGGTGTCCATCCCGCGCGGGTGCCCGATGCCCAGGACCTGGACGACATGTCCGCCACCGCCACGCATCAGGCCAAGATCGACGGTTTCGGCGACGAGGGCGACCGCATCGTCATCACTGCCGGCGTCCCCTTCAGCACGCCCGGCAAGACCAATCTCTTGCGTATCGCCCGTATCGGCGGCGTGACCGAAACCGGCTAA